Proteins co-encoded in one Ruegeria sp. HKCCD4315 genomic window:
- a CDS encoding DUF192 domain-containing protein, protein MKRFLTLLPLFLVLWTGGAFAACSADRVTLRNDYATVRFDVELAVTPQERSQGLMFRETLPNRSGMLFVFDPPQRVAFWMKNTLIPLDMIFLDRTGLVTRVHEGAIPGDLTPIEGGDSVFAVLEINAGLSARYSITPGTQMQHEIFSSGPAIWPC, encoded by the coding sequence ATGAAACGGTTTCTGACGCTTCTGCCCCTGTTCCTAGTGCTTTGGACGGGTGGGGCGTTTGCAGCGTGCAGCGCTGATCGTGTTACCTTGCGAAATGACTACGCAACGGTGCGTTTTGACGTCGAACTTGCCGTTACACCTCAGGAACGCTCCCAAGGGTTGATGTTTCGCGAAACGCTCCCGAATCGATCAGGTATGCTGTTTGTGTTTGACCCGCCTCAACGTGTCGCGTTCTGGATGAAGAACACTTTGATTCCCCTGGACATGATTTTTCTGGATCGCACAGGCTTGGTAACGCGCGTGCATGAGGGGGCGATTCCTGGCGATCTGACCCCAATCGAAGGCGGAGATTCCGTTTTTGCAGTGCTGGAAATCAACGCCGGATTGTCGGCGCGCTATTCCATTACGCCCGGCACACAGATGCAGCACGAAATTTTTTCGTCAGGTCCTGCAATTTGGCCCTGTTAG